The Coregonus clupeaformis isolate EN_2021a chromosome 6, ASM2061545v1, whole genome shotgun sequence genome has a segment encoding these proteins:
- the opa3 gene encoding optic atrophy 3 protein homolog, with the protein MAVGAFPIAKLLYLGVRQLSKPVANRLKAGALRSEFFKTYVCLPPGQIYHWVEMKTKMRIMGFRGATIKPLNEEAAAELGAELLGEAIIFIIGGGCMILEYSRQAANSKRKEEELSHTIGSLQTQIGELALNTETLDARLREVNRLLLSLPPPALAQSSPTTTQLPVSDPTTTQLPVSDPTITQLPVSDPAPTLASSSVDPSQK; encoded by the exons ATGGCTGTCGGTGCCTTCCCCATCGCCAAGCTCCTCTACCTCGGTGTACGGCAGCTCAGCAAGCCCGTGGCCAACAGGCTCAAGGCCGGGGCTCTCCGGAGCGAGTTCTTCAAGACATATGTTTGTCTTCCGCCGGGACAGA TTTACCACTGGGTGGAGATGAAGACCAAGATGAGGATCATGGGTTTCCGGGGTGCCACCATCAAGCCCCTGAACGAGGAGGCGGCAGCAGAGCTGGGTGCAGAGCTGCTGGGTGAggccatcatcttcatcatcggGGGAGGGTGTATGATCCTAGAGTACAGCAGACAGGCGGCCAACTCTAAGAGGAAGGAAGAAGAGCTGAGTCACACCATTGGCAGTCTGCAGACACAGATAGGAGAGCTGGCCCTGAACACAGAGACACTGGATGCCAGGCTGAGGGAGGTCAACCGGCTGCTACTCTCCTTACCTCCTCCAGCCCTAGCACAGTCTTCTCCTACCACCACGCAACTTCCTGTTTCTGATCCTACTACCACGCAACTTCCTGTTTCTGATCCTACTATCACGCAACTTCCTGTTTCTGATCCTGCTCCCACGCTGGCTTCCTCTTCCGTGGATCCCAGCCAAAAGTGA